The proteins below come from a single Leptospiraceae bacterium genomic window:
- a CDS encoding nucleoside:proton symporter, whose amino-acid sequence MDIKLNIISLVGMYVICLVAWLTSENRKLVPWDIIKWGIGTQFVMGFLIFVFPITRLGVEHFGNAINFLLEASEAGARFLFSEAIVPSLKPEKLLVNPTDLINPQTGVPDYSYIVNPKTGFFEKSRLQLGFIFAFRSLPQVIFFSAIITLLYRLNAIQPVVNFFAKIFQKTMGTSGAESLSGAANIFVGIESVVAVKPFLLNMSRSELCAILASCFGSISSTVLGMYAGFLRPTFPTITGHLMAASFLTIPACFVISKIIIPEEGIPETMGGVPEEKEDPTVQKPSYMDALILGALDGVKMAAGIAAVLIAILGCVELVNMLFANLSALQASENIVVSFIGRVFRVVSLDNIFGLIFFPLTFFTGVSLDIDEIWQASVLIGQRLLQTSIPPYIKLGKLSQAGEISDRAMLIVSYVLCGFAHIPSIGIFVGGLSNLVPSRSSEISAIAWKAMWAATLATLMTGCVAGIFDFGSPDVIGMKPK is encoded by the coding sequence ATAGATATAAAACTAAATATTATCTCATTAGTAGGTATGTATGTAATCTGCCTAGTCGCCTGGCTAACATCAGAAAATAGAAAATTAGTACCTTGGGATATAATTAAATGGGGAATAGGGACTCAATTCGTAATGGGTTTTTTAATATTTGTTTTCCCAATCACCCGACTAGGTGTTGAACACTTCGGAAATGCGATTAATTTTCTTTTAGAAGCATCAGAGGCAGGTGCAAGGTTCCTTTTCAGTGAAGCTATAGTTCCTAGTCTTAAACCTGAAAAATTATTGGTTAATCCAACAGATTTAATTAATCCGCAAACCGGAGTTCCAGATTATTCCTATATTGTGAACCCCAAAACAGGTTTTTTTGAAAAAAGCAGATTACAATTAGGATTTATTTTTGCCTTTCGCTCACTTCCGCAGGTGATTTTCTTTTCCGCCATTATTACTTTACTCTACAGATTAAATGCAATTCAACCTGTAGTTAACTTTTTTGCAAAAATTTTCCAAAAAACGATGGGGACTAGTGGTGCAGAATCACTTTCCGGTGCCGCTAACATATTTGTCGGAATTGAGTCTGTTGTAGCAGTCAAACCATTTTTACTGAATATGAGCAGAAGCGAACTCTGTGCAATATTGGCAAGTTGTTTCGGTTCTATTTCCTCTACTGTTCTCGGGATGTATGCTGGGTTTCTTCGACCAACATTTCCAACAATTACGGGACATTTAATGGCAGCATCTTTTCTAACAATTCCTGCCTGTTTTGTAATATCCAAAATTATTATTCCTGAAGAAGGAATTCCAGAAACAATGGGTGGAGTTCCCGAAGAAAAAGAAGACCCAACAGTACAAAAACCTAGTTATATGGATGCATTGATTTTGGGTGCACTTGACGGAGTTAAAATGGCAGCGGGAATAGCTGCAGTGCTAATTGCGATACTAGGCTGCGTCGAATTAGTTAATATGCTTTTCGCAAATCTTTCAGCTTTACAAGCCAGTGAGAACATAGTAGTATCATTTATAGGTAGGGTTTTCAGAGTTGTATCCTTAGACAATATATTTGGACTCATTTTTTTCCCACTTACTTTCTTTACAGGAGTTTCCCTCGACATTGATGAAATATGGCAAGCCTCTGTATTGATTGGTCAGAGACTTTTGCAAACTTCCATACCTCCATACATTAAATTGGGTAAGCTTTCTCAAGCGGGCGAAATATCAGATCGAGCTATGTTAATTGTTAGTTATGTTCTGTGTGGGTTTGCACATATTCCATCTATTGGAATTTTTGTAGGGGGACTGTCCAATTTAGTGCCTTCTAGAAGTAGTGAAATTAGCGCAATAGCTTGGAAGGCAATGTGGGCAGCAACTCTAGCGACACTTATGACAGGTTGTGTTGCTGGGATTTTTGATTTTGGAAGTCCAGATGTAATTGGGATGAAACCAAAATAA
- the prmC gene encoding peptide chain release factor N(5)-glutamine methyltransferase yields the protein MEKDTILYVLTKSQEFLGKKQITNPRLDAELILSQVLNMERIKLYSNFDKKLTEPEKDSYREKIKARGEFKPVAYILGNKNFYKSNFFVNEFVLIPRPETEELVEWVSKEISPQKKWSVLDLCTGSGCIGISLKKDLPEIELVLSDISKDALEIAKENGKKLISEFDMTFVESDLFDSFGNDLKFDFIVSNPPYIPIEEKPTIMLDVINFEPHLALFLNDPESFYLRLLTGVLKHLKENGAFYMETHPDWIKRIVEMSLNLGFKSNSIRKDLSQKERFIKLTK from the coding sequence ATGGAAAAGGATACGATTTTATACGTTCTTACAAAATCCCAGGAATTCCTGGGTAAAAAGCAAATCACAAACCCAAGACTAGACGCTGAATTAATTCTTTCTCAAGTTTTAAACATGGAAAGAATTAAGTTATATTCCAATTTCGACAAAAAGCTTACAGAGCCCGAAAAAGACAGTTATAGAGAAAAAATAAAAGCTCGGGGCGAGTTTAAACCGGTCGCATATATTCTAGGAAATAAAAATTTCTATAAGTCTAATTTTTTCGTAAATGAATTCGTTCTTATTCCAAGACCTGAAACGGAAGAGTTAGTCGAATGGGTTTCCAAAGAAATATCCCCTCAAAAAAAATGGTCAGTCTTAGATTTGTGCACTGGTAGCGGTTGCATCGGAATTAGCCTAAAGAAAGACCTTCCAGAAATAGAATTAGTATTAAGTGACATTTCGAAAGATGCCTTAGAAATTGCTAAGGAAAATGGTAAAAAATTAATTTCAGAGTTTGATATGACTTTTGTAGAGAGTGATTTATTCGATTCGTTTGGCAACGATTTGAAATTTGATTTTATTGTATCAAATCCTCCTTACATCCCTATTGAGGAAAAACCAACAATTATGTTAGACGTAATTAACTTTGAGCCTCATCTTGCCTTGTTTTTAAATGATCCGGAGAGTTTTTATTTACGTTTGCTTACAGGGGTCCTTAAACACTTAAAAGAAAATGGCGCATTTTATATGGAAACTCATCCAGATTGGATAAAAAGAATAGTTGAAATGAGTCTAAATCTTGGATTCAAATCAAATAGTATTCGAAAAGACTTGAGCCAAAAAGAAAGATTTATAAAATTAACAAAATAA
- a CDS encoding peroxiredoxin, giving the protein MSLINEKAPDFTLPDSEGQSVSLSDFQGKKLLIVFYPGDETMVCTKQLCSYSSGFEEFQKLGIEIIGINMDSVESHKKFKEKYKLAFPLLSDSAGKVCEKYNAKGLLGVKRSTYLLDENQSIIFENEVLPVFYKDKNDIMGEIQKLV; this is encoded by the coding sequence ATGAGTTTAATAAATGAGAAAGCTCCAGACTTTACACTCCCTGATTCAGAAGGACAATCTGTATCCTTATCGGATTTTCAGGGAAAAAAACTGTTAATCGTATTTTATCCCGGCGATGAAACTATGGTATGTACCAAACAACTTTGTTCTTATAGTAGCGGGTTTGAGGAATTTCAAAAATTAGGAATTGAGATTATTGGAATTAATATGGATTCAGTAGAGTCGCATAAAAAGTTTAAAGAGAAATACAAACTTGCATTTCCATTACTCTCTGATTCTGCTGGCAAAGTTTGTGAAAAATACAACGCTAAGGGTCTACTCGGAGTTAAGCGCTCAACATACTTACTAGATGAAAACCAAAGTATAATATTTGAAAATGAAGTGCTTCCCGTTTTTTACAAAGATAAAAATGATATTATGGGAGAGATTCAAAAATTAGTGTGA
- the sixA gene encoding phosphohistidine phosphatase SixA yields MKLIIGRHGEAEQDSPTGSDKDRRLTEKGKVDIACMANFIHKSPLRVTQIFYSPFARTTETAEIYSEIIQFKGTTIPSNILLPGNDYSDLFPILNKLTNSDTVLLIGHNPDVSFFTGRLILNEALSRSFLFSPGSTVAINIAKENFLNGQLIWMISPEFLKS; encoded by the coding sequence ATGAAATTAATTATAGGAAGACATGGAGAAGCCGAGCAGGACTCTCCAACTGGATCAGATAAAGACAGAAGATTAACAGAAAAGGGGAAAGTTGATATTGCCTGCATGGCAAACTTTATTCACAAATCTCCTTTGCGTGTCACACAAATTTTTTACAGCCCCTTTGCGAGAACAACGGAGACTGCAGAAATATATTCAGAAATAATTCAATTTAAGGGAACGACTATCCCTTCTAATATTCTATTGCCTGGTAATGACTATTCTGATTTGTTTCCTATACTAAATAAATTAACCAATTCAGATACAGTTCTTCTTATCGGACATAATCCAGATGTTAGTTTTTTTACAGGGCGATTGATCTTGAATGAGGCACTATCTAGAAGTTTTTTATTTTCACCTGGCAGTACAGTTGCGATTAACATTGCAAAAGAAAATTTTCTAAATGGTCAACTTATATGGATGATTTCACCAGAATTTCTGAAAAGCTAA
- a CDS encoding ABC transporter ATP-binding protein — MNENPIHIEELYKQYDNKAVALKNLSLSIKSGEIFGLIGQNGAGKTTLMKILLGFSTPTRGQVEIYGKRNSIEFKSRIGYLPEKVMIHPFLTAFEFLYLCGKLYYLPKKNLKEKCKSVLERVGLGDKLSVKVGTFSKGMTQRLGLAQAIIHEPDLLFLDEPGSGLDPLGMIELRNIILEEHKSRNATIFINSHRLLEAEKLCSRIAILHRGEMVASGSMNELTKTKNQINVKVETLSDNLKNYFASIGNNLQIQGHEISFDPKDSIELKQVPIQIIQNGGNILKYEIVNENLEEIFLRLTGGEK, encoded by the coding sequence ATGAATGAAAATCCAATCCATATAGAAGAACTTTATAAACAATATGACAATAAGGCAGTTGCACTTAAAAATTTATCTCTGTCGATTAAATCGGGAGAAATTTTTGGACTCATCGGACAAAACGGTGCTGGCAAAACAACACTTATGAAAATCCTTTTAGGTTTTTCTACTCCAACTCGCGGGCAGGTAGAAATTTACGGAAAACGAAACTCAATAGAATTTAAATCAAGAATAGGATACTTACCTGAAAAGGTTATGATACATCCATTTCTTACCGCATTTGAATTTTTATATTTATGCGGCAAATTGTATTATCTTCCCAAAAAAAATCTAAAAGAAAAATGCAAAAGTGTTTTAGAACGAGTTGGTCTCGGAGATAAACTTTCCGTTAAAGTTGGTACATTTTCTAAAGGAATGACGCAACGACTAGGTTTGGCACAGGCAATAATTCATGAACCAGATTTACTTTTTTTAGATGAGCCTGGATCAGGACTTGATCCACTTGGAATGATCGAATTGAGAAATATTATTTTAGAGGAACATAAATCTAGGAATGCTACCATATTTATTAATTCTCATCGACTTTTGGAAGCAGAAAAACTTTGTTCAAGAATTGCTATCTTACATAGAGGCGAAATGGTAGCGAGTGGTTCCATGAATGAACTTACAAAGACAAAAAACCAAATTAATGTAAAAGTAGAAACGTTATCCGATAACTTAAAAAATTATTTTGCATCAATTGGAAATAATCTTCAGATACAAGGACACGAAATCTCTTTTGATCCAAAAGACTCAATTGAATTAAAACAAGTCCCTATACAAATTATTCAAAATGGCGGAAATATTTTGAAATACGAAATAGTAAATGAGAATTTAGAAGAGATATTTCTAAGATTAACGGGAGGGGAAAAATGA
- a CDS encoding ABC-2 transporter permease — MKKVLGHIFSSIFTIASLTIREALRKRIIFIILLISCFFLLMNFFCESVTMQANGEEIKDSAIGSTFIFVIVTLWSLVISALVTSSLLADEFENKTYTMILSKPIFRLSYLGGKFFGVFILILLNATIIGIAYSLINFFRSGVIESGLWLGIISMFPGYILLISIVLLFTILINRTAAVLLSFALVLLTSIVNYPIYESAFEKVIETNSSKKLILEAIYWILPQFGTSLFHALSKVAKSFSQVHYLGLYAHAQITVWILFVWVMLYFTFRKRELE, encoded by the coding sequence ATGAAAAAAGTATTAGGTCATATTTTTTCAAGTATATTTACCATTGCAAGTTTAACCATTCGAGAGGCTCTTCGAAAACGGATAATTTTTATTATTCTCCTTATTTCTTGTTTTTTTCTTCTTATGAATTTTTTCTGCGAATCAGTAACAATGCAAGCAAATGGAGAAGAAATTAAGGATAGTGCAATAGGCTCTACGTTTATATTTGTAATTGTAACTCTTTGGAGTTTAGTGATTTCTGCACTTGTAACTTCTTCTTTATTGGCTGATGAGTTTGAAAATAAGACTTATACAATGATTCTTTCCAAACCAATTTTTCGGTTAAGTTATTTAGGCGGAAAGTTTTTTGGAGTTTTTATTCTGATTTTATTAAATGCAACTATTATTGGAATTGCGTATAGTTTAATCAATTTTTTTAGATCAGGTGTGATAGAGTCAGGATTATGGCTAGGTATCATTTCCATGTTTCCTGGATATATACTTTTAATAAGTATTGTTCTTTTGTTTACAATTTTAATCAATAGAACTGCCGCAGTTTTATTATCATTTGCGTTAGTGTTACTTACTAGTATCGTAAACTACCCAATTTATGAATCTGCATTTGAAAAAGTAATTGAAACAAATTCTTCGAAGAAGTTAATTTTAGAAGCGATTTATTGGATTTTGCCTCAGTTTGGAACTTCCCTTTTCCATGCCTTATCTAAAGTTGCAAAATCTTTTTCTCAAGTACATTATCTTGGATTGTATGCCCACGCCCAAATTACAGTTTGGATTTTATTTGTTTGGGTCATGCTTTATTTTACATTCCGAAAGAGAGAGTTAGAATGA
- a CDS encoding RNA pyrophosphohydrolase has translation MKPYRKNVGVVVFNSSGEVLVGARVGMKDNWQFPQGGIDEEEDPKSAVFRELYEEVGIKNAELVYENPDWISYDFPKDLDIKMAKKYAGQIQKWYLLFWDHPAEDCNLHIHEQEFESVKFIPIRSCVDTIVSFKRDVYVQLVQIFEPQIHNYLSGKSK, from the coding sequence ATGAAACCATATCGTAAAAATGTAGGTGTTGTTGTGTTCAATTCTTCCGGTGAGGTGCTAGTCGGAGCTCGTGTTGGAATGAAGGATAACTGGCAGTTTCCGCAAGGTGGTATCGACGAAGAGGAAGATCCAAAATCTGCCGTGTTTAGAGAGTTATACGAAGAAGTGGGGATTAAAAACGCAGAATTAGTTTATGAAAATCCTGATTGGATTAGTTATGATTTCCCAAAAGACTTGGATATTAAAATGGCAAAAAAATATGCAGGCCAAATCCAAAAATGGTATCTATTATTTTGGGACCACCCAGCAGAAGATTGTAATCTGCATATTCATGAACAGGAATTCGAAAGTGTAAAATTTATACCTATTCGATCTTGTGTAGATACAATTGTTAGTTTTAAAAGAGATGTATATGTTCAATTAGTCCAAATTTTTGAACCGCAAATTCATAATTATCTCTCTGGTAAGTCAAAATGA
- a CDS encoding M48 family metallopeptidase: MKLKKILILFFILQIIFSFVMKYLSYIGDDSTELHARILQYFTQEDINTGVEYARRGLGARIASTIMDFVILGLFVFTPLAIRIESYLAAKTNQRYYLMITLFVLVFSLIEFIISFPLDYYFGFYLEHQFGFSKMSLGEWIWFTIKSALVGIGFGIPIALGAAYILKTFQNTWKYLIPIGSLLLGLVFSIIYPIVITPIFYDYKPIEEGSLKTKIIYLCNHAKIQVENVYVINESQYSGHTNAYFTGWGQNRKIFLYDTLINNHTEEEVISVLGHEIGHWTHNHELTFTVGSTIEMFLLCLLIGYIFRIAKNQNEFTLNELYSPSTWPLLYLVVSISSSFTEPIWNTFSRYQEKQADLEALVLTNDKKSFIDTEIKMAKDNKSRLNSHPWIVGYYHSHPTTISRIQMAEKYQAK, translated from the coding sequence ATGAAGTTAAAAAAAATCCTAATTTTATTTTTTATACTTCAAATTATTTTTTCATTTGTTATGAAGTATCTTTCCTATATTGGTGATGATTCAACGGAACTACATGCTCGTATTTTACAATATTTTACTCAAGAAGATATTAACACTGGAGTTGAATATGCTCGTAGGGGATTGGGTGCGCGGATTGCATCTACGATTATGGATTTTGTTATATTAGGTTTATTTGTGTTTACCCCTCTTGCGATTCGAATAGAGTCATACCTCGCAGCAAAGACAAACCAACGTTATTACTTAATGATAACATTATTTGTATTAGTGTTTAGTCTTATCGAGTTTATTATTTCATTTCCACTGGATTATTATTTTGGATTTTATTTAGAGCATCAGTTTGGTTTTTCTAAAATGTCTCTTGGTGAATGGATTTGGTTTACTATCAAATCGGCGTTAGTCGGAATTGGCTTTGGGATTCCTATCGCACTCGGAGCCGCATATATATTAAAAACGTTTCAAAATACTTGGAAGTATTTAATTCCAATTGGGTCTCTTTTGTTGGGTCTGGTTTTTTCTATTATATATCCAATTGTCATTACTCCAATTTTTTATGACTATAAACCTATCGAAGAAGGAAGTTTAAAAACAAAAATAATTTATCTTTGTAATCATGCAAAAATTCAAGTAGAGAATGTATATGTAATCAATGAAAGTCAGTATTCTGGACACACAAATGCTTATTTTACAGGGTGGGGTCAAAATCGAAAGATATTCCTTTATGATACTTTAATTAATAATCATACAGAGGAGGAAGTAATTAGTGTCCTTGGTCATGAAATTGGTCACTGGACGCATAACCATGAGTTGACGTTCACGGTAGGCAGTACTATTGAAATGTTTTTACTTTGCCTTTTAATAGGTTATATCTTTCGCATAGCTAAAAATCAAAATGAATTTACTTTGAATGAATTGTATTCTCCTTCTACTTGGCCATTATTGTATTTAGTAGTTTCAATTTCCAGTTCGTTTACGGAACCAATTTGGAATACATTTAGTAGATACCAAGAGAAACAAGCAGATCTAGAGGCGCTTGTGTTGACAAATGACAAGAAGTCATTTATCGACACAGAGATTAAAATGGCGAAAGATAATAAATCTCGATTAAATTCTCATCCTTGGATTGTTGGATATTATCACTCACATCCAACAACCATTAGCCGCATTCAGATGGCTGAAAAATATCAAGCTAAATGA
- a CDS encoding band 7 protein, producing the protein MFGIRFIKVRPTDYVILFRKGNIRAEGTGLSFFYYAPSANVVIIPAASCDSPFIFKETTVDYQEINIQGQFTYRVLQPVKLAGLLDFAVDAYGRYTGDGFEKLPVRLTNVIQVTIREKLSGMDLRTALKSGSDLVTHVKSRLKDNESLAALGIEVVDFAILKVSPTPEMSRALEASARETLLKEADEAIYVRRNFGVEQERKIKENELQTQIAIEEKNRKIREEQMNIEIAVQEKKSLLEDAKMNSQKAIQEKQNEIEAQKLKAEIEREQERKKLVSHQAENTIQISKAQGEALRLELNALAGLSPELLEVLAANQMSSQQIVSRAMRDLSKNAAKIGNLNISPDLLNSLLEKQEG; encoded by the coding sequence ATGTTTGGAATTAGATTTATAAAAGTTCGTCCTACCGATTATGTGATATTGTTTCGAAAAGGTAATATTCGTGCAGAAGGCACGGGTCTTAGTTTTTTCTACTATGCACCTTCTGCTAACGTCGTAATTATTCCCGCGGCTAGTTGTGATTCTCCTTTTATTTTTAAGGAAACGACTGTAGACTACCAAGAGATTAATATTCAAGGACAGTTTACTTATCGGGTTTTACAACCAGTAAAACTTGCCGGTTTACTAGATTTTGCCGTCGATGCTTACGGGCGTTATACTGGAGACGGATTTGAAAAACTTCCAGTGCGACTAACGAATGTTATCCAAGTCACCATACGGGAGAAACTTTCTGGTATGGATCTTCGCACTGCTTTAAAATCAGGAAGTGATTTAGTTACACATGTAAAATCTAGGCTTAAGGATAATGAATCTTTGGCGGCACTTGGAATTGAAGTAGTTGATTTTGCCATTTTAAAAGTCAGCCCAACTCCTGAAATGTCCAGAGCACTTGAGGCGAGTGCTAGAGAAACACTTCTGAAAGAAGCTGACGAAGCAATTTATGTTCGTCGTAACTTTGGTGTGGAACAAGAACGTAAAATAAAGGAAAATGAACTTCAAACACAAATCGCGATCGAAGAAAAAAATCGCAAAATTCGAGAAGAGCAAATGAATATCGAAATCGCTGTCCAAGAAAAGAAAAGTCTTTTGGAAGATGCGAAAATGAATTCGCAAAAAGCAATCCAAGAAAAACAAAATGAGATCGAAGCACAGAAATTAAAAGCAGAGATTGAAAGAGAACAAGAGCGCAAAAAACTCGTTAGCCACCAAGCAGAAAATACAATTCAAATTTCCAAGGCACAGGGGGAAGCACTTCGTCTTGAACTAAATGCACTAGCAGGACTTAGCCCTGAGTTACTTGAAGTACTTGCGGCTAATCAAATGAGTTCGCAGCAGATCGTGAGCCGTGCAATGCGTGATCTTTCTAAGAATGCAGCTAAGATTGGGAATTTGAATATTAGTCCCGATTTACTAAATAGTTTACTTGAGAAGCAGGAAGGTTAG
- a CDS encoding DUF2281 domain-containing protein: MISKLERKFRQLNSNYQKEVLDFVEFLYNKNFNTSKSVQKNKNLIILKKPKYLKASKYCGILKLKSDPMKIQKNLRNEWK, from the coding sequence ATGATTTCTAAGTTAGAACGCAAATTTAGGCAATTGAATTCAAATTATCAAAAGGAAGTTTTAGATTTTGTTGAATTCCTTTATAACAAAAATTTTAATACCTCTAAATCTGTACAAAAGAATAAAAATTTAATTATTCTAAAAAAGCCTAAGTATTTAAAGGCATCTAAATATTGCGGTATATTAAAATTGAAATCTGATCCAATGAAAATTCAAAAGAATTTACGAAATGAATGGAAATAA
- a CDS encoding type II toxin-antitoxin system VapC family toxin → MNGNKFFIDTNIVLNLLNGDLVVKEKLESKEIFLSFITELELLSFQELNRRELKKIENFLSDCNIIDISSEIKKRVIEIRTKHRIKLPDAIILCSAIELGYPLLTADKKLEKIYRQIIQID, encoded by the coding sequence ATGAATGGAAATAAGTTCTTCATTGACACAAATATAGTCCTTAACTTATTGAATGGGGATTTGGTAGTAAAAGAAAAACTTGAATCGAAAGAAATTTTTTTGTCATTTATAACTGAGTTAGAGCTTTTAAGTTTCCAGGAATTAAATCGGAGAGAATTAAAAAAGATAGAAAATTTTCTTTCTGACTGTAATATTATTGATATATCATCGGAAATAAAAAAAAGGGTTATCGAAATTCGAACTAAGCATAGAATTAAATTGCCAGATGCTATAATCCTTTGTTCCGCTATTGAGCTAGGATATCCACTTTTAACAGCAGATAAAAAATTAGAAAAAATATATAGACAAATTATTCAAATTGATTAA
- a CDS encoding NAD+ kinase yields MEIEKIILVIRETRLQESVKRYSTKAQAKFFVKSRGQSFDDYEKEDSNYQYARDKVAHAIPSDIKLQVIDRSFLPNFVFGPKDVVMTLGQDGLVVNTAKYLSGQPIIAVNPDPERFDGILLPFQITTLPQAVNTLLKGSPRIRNITMGKVELNDGQSLFAFNDFYVGAKSHISARYTIKFSGREERHSSSGVVISTPAGSTGWLSSLFNMAKGVAGFQGDKSALPGMRLEWDERRLIFIVREPFRSKWSGADLVAGEISEQNKIILESHMPEAGVIFSDGMESDFLEFNSGTTASIGLADKMTRLVVN; encoded by the coding sequence ATGGAAATTGAAAAGATAATCCTTGTTATCCGTGAGACGCGCTTACAAGAAAGTGTGAAGCGTTATAGCACAAAAGCACAGGCTAAATTTTTCGTAAAATCGAGAGGGCAGTCTTTCGATGATTACGAAAAAGAAGATTCTAATTATCAATACGCTCGTGATAAAGTAGCGCATGCAATTCCTTCAGATATAAAGTTACAGGTAATTGATAGAAGTTTTCTTCCGAACTTTGTATTTGGACCCAAGGATGTTGTGATGACTCTTGGACAAGATGGACTAGTGGTAAATACAGCCAAGTATCTAAGTGGACAACCGATCATTGCGGTTAATCCTGATCCAGAAAGATTTGATGGAATCCTTCTTCCTTTTCAAATCACTACACTTCCGCAAGCGGTGAACACACTTCTAAAGGGTAGTCCTCGGATTCGAAATATCACTATGGGCAAAGTGGAGTTAAACGACGGACAATCTCTATTTGCCTTCAATGATTTTTATGTGGGAGCAAAATCTCATATCAGTGCTCGTTATACCATTAAATTTTCTGGTAGAGAGGAACGTCATAGTTCTAGCGGAGTTGTAATTTCTACACCGGCTGGTTCAACAGGTTGGCTGAGTTCGTTGTTTAATATGGCAAAAGGAGTTGCTGGATTTCAAGGAGACAAATCGGCATTACCCGGAATGCGTTTAGAATGGGATGAAAGACGTCTAATTTTTATTGTCCGTGAGCCATTTCGTAGTAAATGGAGCGGGGCTGACCTTGTTGCTGGTGAAATTTCGGAGCAAAATAAAATTATCCTTGAAAGTCATATGCCGGAAGCGGGTGTGATATTTTCCGATGGAATGGAATCGGATTTTTTAGAATTTAATTCTGGTACTACTGCAAGTATTGGTCTTGCTGATAAAATGACTAGACTTGTAGTGAATTAG
- a CDS encoding Bor family protein, translated as MIQKGKFLRLLILLTLVQCSSVTIPTGEKHYELTSQPTYQESKSFYLAGIIGSASVDVNEICKGKKVLQMQSLATFTDGLAGLLTLAIYSPKSVRVWCE; from the coding sequence ATGATTCAAAAAGGAAAATTTTTGCGATTACTTATTTTATTAACGCTAGTTCAATGTTCAAGTGTAACGATACCGACAGGTGAGAAACACTATGAATTGACAAGTCAACCAACTTACCAAGAAAGTAAGTCTTTTTATTTGGCTGGGATTATTGGCAGTGCATCAGTAGATGTAAATGAAATCTGCAAAGGCAAAAAAGTTTTGCAAATGCAGTCGTTAGCTACCTTTACGGATGGATTAGCGGGTCTTCTTACTTTAGCAATCTATTCTCCAAAGTCAGTAAGGGTATGGTGCGAATGA